In one window of Caenimonas aquaedulcis DNA:
- the rpsH gene encoding 30S ribosomal protein S8 → MSMSDPIADLLTRIRNAQMVAKATVSVPSSKVKVAIAQVLKDEGYIDGFQVKTEAGKSELEIALKYYAGRPVIERIERVSRPGLRVYKGVGAIPQVQNGLGVAIVTTPKGVMTDRKARATGVGGEVLCYVA, encoded by the coding sequence ATGAGCATGAGTGATCCCATTGCCGACCTGCTGACCCGCATCCGCAACGCGCAGATGGTGGCGAAGGCCACGGTGTCGGTTCCGTCTTCCAAGGTGAAGGTGGCTATTGCCCAGGTCCTGAAGGACGAGGGTTACATCGACGGCTTCCAGGTCAAGACCGAAGCCGGCAAAAGCGAGCTCGAAATCGCCCTGAAGTACTACGCCGGCCGTCCGGTGATCGAGCGTATCGAGCGCGTGAGCCGTCCCGGCCTGCGCGTGTACAAGGGTGTCGGCGCCATTCCGCAGGTCCAGAACGGACTGGGCGTGGCGATCGTCACGACGCCCAAGGGCGTGATGACCGACCGCAAGGCGCGCGCTACCGGTGTCGGTGGCGAAGTTCTTTGCTACGTCGCCTAA
- the rplF gene encoding 50S ribosomal protein L6: protein MSRIGKMPVDVPQGVDVQIKQDQISVKGTGGTLALTQNSLVKVTSKDGKLSFEPANDSREANAMSGTMRQLVNNMVQGVTKGFEKKLSLVGVGYKAAAQGAKLNLTVGYSHPVNLDMPAGITVATPTPTEIVIKGADRQRVGQIAAEVRAIRPPEPYKGKGIRYADEKITIKETKKK from the coding sequence ATGTCCCGAATCGGAAAAATGCCCGTCGATGTGCCGCAAGGCGTGGACGTGCAGATCAAGCAAGACCAGATCAGCGTTAAAGGTACGGGCGGCACGCTCGCCCTGACCCAGAACTCGCTCGTCAAGGTCACCAGCAAGGACGGCAAGCTGTCCTTCGAGCCGGCCAATGACTCCCGCGAAGCGAATGCCATGAGCGGCACGATGCGCCAGCTGGTGAACAACATGGTGCAGGGCGTGACCAAGGGCTTCGAGAAGAAGCTGTCGCTCGTCGGCGTGGGCTACAAGGCCGCCGCCCAGGGAGCCAAGCTGAACCTCACCGTTGGCTACTCCCACCCGGTCAACCTCGACATGCCTGCCGGCATCACCGTGGCAACGCCGACCCCGACCGAGATCGTGATCAAGGGTGCCGACCGCCAGCGCGTCGGCCAGATTGCCGCCGAAGTGCGTGCGATCCGCCCGCCTGAGCCCTACAAGGGCAAGGGTATCCGCTACGCGGACGAGAAGATCACGATCAAAGAGACGAAGAAGAAATAA
- the rpsN gene encoding 30S ribosomal protein S14, translated as MAKMALIERELKRDKLVAKYAKKHAELKAASNDQKKSEEERMAARLALQKLPRNANPTRQRNRCAITGRPRGTFKQFGLARAKIREMAFAGDIPGIIKASW; from the coding sequence GTGGCAAAAATGGCTTTGATCGAGCGTGAGCTCAAGCGAGACAAACTGGTCGCCAAGTACGCGAAGAAGCACGCGGAGCTGAAGGCGGCATCCAACGACCAGAAGAAGAGCGAAGAAGAGCGCATGGCTGCCCGCCTGGCGCTGCAGAAGCTCCCGCGCAATGCGAACCCGACGCGTCAGCGCAATCGCTGCGCGATCACCGGCCGCCCCCGCGGCACATTCAAGCAATTCGGTCTGGCACGCGCCAAGATTCGCGAGATGGCGTTTGCGGGAGACATCCCGGGCATCATCAAAGCCAGCTGGTAA